Below is a window of Chloroflexia bacterium SDU3-3 DNA.
TAGCCGATCGAGTAGACGTGGATGAGGGTGCCCACGCCGGTGACGAGCAGCGCCATCACCACGGTCAGCTGGTCGAACAGCACGCCTACCGAGACGCTGAAATCCCCGATGCTGAACCAGCTGTACAGGTTCACGAGGATGCGCTGGCCCTCGGGCTGCTGGGCCAGCACAGCGCTGGCCAGCAGGGTGGCGAGGAAGGCCAGCCCGGTCATGGTGCTGGCCAGCAGGCCCGCCGTGCGCTCCTCGCGGATCACAAAGGTGTTCAGCAGGAAGCCGAGCAGCGGGAATGCAGGAATCAGTAGAACGATCCAGGTCAGATTAGACATCTGGGTTCCCCAAACAAAATACACATTGCGAAAGCATGGCGGCCGAGGCGGCTAGCCCTTGAGCGAGCGCACCTCGTCGATATCGGTCGTCTTGCGGCTCTGGAAGATAGCGACCAGCAGCGCCAGGCCGACCGCGACCTCGGCGGCGGCCACCACCATCACAAAGAACACCAGCACCTGCCCGCTGACATCCTGCCGGGCCTGGGCGAAGGCCACCAGCGCCAGGTTGGCCGCGTTAAGCATCAGCTCGATCGACATAAAGACGATCAGGGTGTTGCGGCGGATCAGCACGCCCAGCGCGCCGATGATGAAGAGCGCCGCAGCCAGCATGACCACGTAGTGCGTTGGAATCATGGTCCTACCGCCTTTCCGGAAGCTGCGTGAGATCCGGCGACTCCTGCGCGATCTCGCGGGCGTGCTCGCGGCTGATGCGGCGGCTCAGCACCACCACACCCACCACCGCCGCCAGTAGGATGACCGAGGTGATCTCGAACGGGAACAGGTAATCGGTAAAAAGGGCCTTGGCCACATTTTCGGGCGAGGCGAAATCAGGTTTCGCAGCCACCTGGGTCACATTGACGCGGAACAGAAATACCGAGATGGCCTCGACCAGCAGCACCGCCGCCAGCACCAGCGCCACGGGGCGCTGCCAGGGCGTGCTATCCTTGGCCGGCTCGTCGGTCTCGGCCCCCAGCAGCATCACCACGAACAGGAACAGCACGATGATCGCGCCGGCGTAGATGATCAGCTGGGTGATGAAGAGGAACGGGGCCTGGAGCAGCAGGTACAGCACGCCGATCGCGCCGAAGTTCAGCAGCAGGAACAGCGCGCTGTGGACCGCGTTGTGGGCGGTGAGCATGGCGACCGCCCCGATCAGCGCGATGATGGCCGTGATGATAAAAACAGCGATTTCCATAGTTTCTCGCAGCACTCAAGAGCCAAGAGCGCGCTCTTGGCTCCTGGCTTCTCCGCTTACAAATCGATCTGGGCGGGCGGGCTAGGCCGACGATCCAGCTGCTGAAGGATGGGCGGGATCTCGCCGTGGCCCTTGTCGGCGGGGATCAGCAGCATGTCCTTGGTGTAGATCGAGCTGCCGCGCTCGAAGAAGGACAGCTCGTACTGGTGCTCCAGCACAATCGCGTTGGTGGGGCAGGCATCCTCGCAGTAGCCGCAGAAGATGCAGCGCAGCATGTTGATCTCGTACCGCGCCGCGTAGCGCTCGCCGGGCGAGTTGGGCTTCTGGGGGTCGTTCTCGGCGGGCACCACCAGGATGGCGTCGGCGGGGCAGGCCGCCGCGCAGAGCGCGCAGCCGATGCAGCGCTCCATGCCGTTCTCGAAGCGCTTCAGCTCGTGCCGCCCGCGAAATCGCTCGCGCACGGGGCGCTTGACCTCGGGGTACTGCACGGTGACGGGCTTGCGGAACAGGTATTTGAAGGTGGTGCTCAGCCCTTTGACGAATGCTCCAATCATCTTTTTCCCTCTGGCAGGCATCGGCCAGGCTCGCCGCGCGGGCAGGGCCTGGCCGACACCCGTGATGTGTAACTAGCTCGTCTTCCGCACCAGGGTCACCTGGCTCTTCGGCTTGCTCGACTTGGTCTGCGAGGTGACAACGGCGAGCACGATGATACCCGCCACGAAGCCCACCCCGGCCACGGCCAGCGTATTGTCGGGGAAGGCCACGTTGGTCACCGCGATGATCGCGATGTTGACCAGCGCCAGCGGCAGCAGCACCTTCCAGCCCAGGTCCATCAGCTGGTCGTAGCGGGTGCGCGGGATGGTGGCGCGGATCCACACGGCGAAGAACGAGAGCGCGAAGGTCTTCAGCAGGAAGACCACCAGGGTGATGATACCGAACACAGCCTGGCCGAACATCTGGCCCAGCGCACCGTTCAGGCCGGTGGCCACCACGCCGCCGATCTCCAGGCCGGGGAATGTCCAGCCGCCTAGGAACAGCATGGCGCACACCGCGTTCATGGCCACGAGCTTGATATACTCGGTCATGAAGAACAGCGCGAACTTCATTGAGCCGAACTCGGTGTTGTAGCCGCCCACCAGCTCCTGCTCGGCCTCAACGAGGTCGAAGGGCGAGCGCACCACCTCGGCGGTGGATGCCACCAAGAAGATCACGAAGCCGAGGATCTGCGGGATGATGTTCCACATGCCCTGCTGCGCCGCCACGATCTCGGAGGTGCGGAAGGACTGCGCCTGCATCACCACGCCCAGCACCGCTAGGCCCAGCGCCAGCTCGTAGGAGATGACCTGGGCCGAGGCGCGCACGCCACCCAGCATGGAGTACTTGCTATTGGAAGACCAGCCCGCGATGGCCAGGCCATACACGCCCAGCGA
It encodes the following:
- the nuoK gene encoding NADH-quinone oxidoreductase subunit NuoK, translating into MIPTHYVVMLAAALFIIGALGVLIRRNTLIVFMSIELMLNAANLALVAFAQARQDVSGQVLVFFVMVVAAAEVAVGLALLVAIFQSRKTTDIDEVRSLKG
- a CDS encoding NADH-quinone oxidoreductase subunit J, with amino-acid sequence MEIAVFIITAIIALIGAVAMLTAHNAVHSALFLLLNFGAIGVLYLLLQAPFLFITQLIIYAGAIIVLFLFVVMLLGAETDEPAKDSTPWQRPVALVLAAVLLVEAISVFLFRVNVTQVAAKPDFASPENVAKALFTDYLFPFEITSVILLAAVVGVVVLSRRISREHAREIAQESPDLTQLPERR
- the nuoI gene encoding NADH-quinone oxidoreductase subunit NuoI, with protein sequence MIGAFVKGLSTTFKYLFRKPVTVQYPEVKRPVRERFRGRHELKRFENGMERCIGCALCAAACPADAILVVPAENDPQKPNSPGERYAARYEINMLRCIFCGYCEDACPTNAIVLEHQYELSFFERGSSIYTKDMLLIPADKGHGEIPPILQQLDRRPSPPAQIDL
- a CDS encoding NADH-quinone oxidoreductase subunit H is translated as MDWIYIIVLIVKCIIITLGATTIFAYFTLFERKTLARMQNRIGPNRAGYIPLPGGRKLLNGFLQPVAEAGKLFFKEDVVPLMADKWVYILAPAFAVIPAIIIWATLPLGWWPGPWQDNWLQVADIDVGVLYILAVTSLGVYGLAIAGWSSNSKYSMLGGVRASAQVISYELALGLAVLGVVMQAQSFRTSEIVAAQQGMWNIIPQILGFVIFLVASTAEVVRSPFDLVEAEQELVGGYNTEFGSMKFALFFMTEYIKLVAMNAVCAMLFLGGWTFPGLEIGGVVATGLNGALGQMFGQAVFGIITLVVFLLKTFALSFFAVWIRATIPRTRYDQLMDLGWKVLLPLALVNIAIIAVTNVAFPDNTLAVAGVGFVAGIIVLAVVTSQTKSSKPKSQVTLVRKTS